A window of the Lolium perenne isolate Kyuss_39 chromosome 7, Kyuss_2.0, whole genome shotgun sequence genome harbors these coding sequences:
- the LOC127326229 gene encoding protein NRT1/ PTR FAMILY 8.3: MEAADEERPLLHLLPHLQDGSSEYASDGSVDINKQPALKRNTGNWRACYMILGVEFCECVAFFAIAKNLVTYLTTVLHESKVTAARNVSAWVGASFLTPLIGAFLADTYLGRYWTIVVSLPVCTVGMLVLTVSASVPTSYYRAGVHHIVVYLGLYLAAFGSGGIKPCAPAFGADQFDIGDPMELAKKGSFFNWYYFLINLCSLLSSTVLVWLQDNVGWGVSFAIPTVLMVLGLAVFVSGSRVYRFRKLGKSPFISLCQVMVAAARQWRVELPEKKDDNSLLYELTRSSPEAESSHKIQHTNQFRFLDKAAIVLPPSDKTCTVLPTCSWKLCTVTQVEELKILLRMFPIWASFVIFYAVSGQLTSTFIEQGMVMDKRVGPFAIPPASLSIFGVFSVLIWVPIYETVLVPLARRYTSNEKGFSQTQRLGIGFAMSMLTMVYSALLEMKRLAIAQASSLEDQNVPVPMSILWQAPSYVLHGASEVFAGIGMTEFFYDQAPYSMKSLCAALAQLAIASGSYFNTLVFGVVAVATTRGGAPGWIPDNLNEGHLDYFFWMMAALSILNLAQFMHYSLRYREKTTS; this comes from the exons ATGGAAGCAGCAGATGAGGAGAGGCCTCTGCTTCATCTCCTACCCCATCTTCAG GATGGAAGTTCTGAATATGCCAGCGATGGATCAGTTGATATCAACAAACAGCCTGCTCTGAAGCGAAATACAGGCAATTGGAGGGCATGCTACATGATTTTAG GTGTTGAGTTCTGCGAATGTGTGGCCTTCTTTGCGATTGCGAAGAACTTGGTAACGTACCTCACCACTGTGCTCCACGAAAGCAAAGTCACTGCCGCACGGAATGTTTCTGCCTGGGTCGGTGCCAGCTTCCTCACGCCACTTATTGGAGCCTTCTTGGCTGACACTTATCTGGGAAGATACTGGACGATAGTTGTTTCCCTCCCAGTCTGCACCGTT GGAATGCTGGTTCTCACAGTTTCAGCATCAGTCCCAACATCTTACTACCGTGCTGGTGTTCATCATATCGTGGTCTACCTGGGACTCTATCTTGCTGCATTCGGGAGCGGCGGTATCAAGCCCTGTGCACCAGCTTTTGGGGCCGACCAGTTTGATATTGGGGACCCAATGGAACTAGCTAAGAAGGGTTCCTTCTTCAACTGGTACTACTTCTTGATAAACCTCTGCTCGCTTCTGTCAAGCACCGTGCTTGTCTGGTTGCAGGACAATGTTGGGTGGGGGGTCAGCTTTGCAATCCCAACGGTGCTCATGGTCTTGGGCCTCGCAGTATTTGTTAGCGGCTCGAGGGTGTACAGGTTTAGGAAACTGGGAAAAAGCCCATTTATAAGTCTCTGTCAGGTGATGGTTGCGGCTGCCCGGCAGTGGCGTGTGGAATTGCCAG aaaaaaaagatgataACTCGCTTTTGTATGAGCTGACCAGATCGTCACCAGAAGCTGAATCAAGCCATAAAATTCAGCATACAAATCAATTCAG ATTCCTTGACAAGGCTGCCATTGTCCTGCCCCCATCAGACAAAACATGCACGGTGTTGCCGACGTGTTCATGGAAGCTCTGCACTGTCACCCAAGTTGAGGAGCTGAAGATACTGCTACGGATGTTTCCCATATGGGCATCTTTCGTGATCTTCTATGCAGTCTCTGGGCAGTTGACATCAACGTTTATCGAGCAGGGAATGGTCATGGACAAGCGTGTTGGCCCTTTTGCAATCCCACCTGCTTCCCTCTCTATCTTTGGAGTGTTCAGTGTCCTCATCTGGGTGCCCATCTACGAAACTGTGTTAGTGCCACTCGCACGGCGTTATACTAGCAATGAAAAAGGCTTCTCACAAACACAGCGCCTTGGAATTGGCTTTGCAATGTCAATGCTGACCATGGTCTACTCTGCATTGCTCGAGATGAAGAGGCTGGCGATCGCACAAGCCAGCAGCCTGGAAGATCAGAATGTTCCTGTGCCAATGAGCATTCTGTGGCAAGCACCATCATATGTACTGCATGGTGCAAGTGAGGTTTTCGCCGGAATTGGCATGACGGAGTTCTTTTATGATCAGGCCCCATATTCCATGAAGAGCCTCTGTGCAGCACTGGCGCAGCTTGCAATTGCCTCTGGATCTTACTTCAACACGCTCGTGTTTGGTGTTGTCGCAGTGGCCACGACACGTGGTGGGGCACCTGGGTGGATCCCAGACAACCTGAACGAAGGGCATTTGGACTACTTCTTCTGGATGATGGCTGCTCTTAGCATACTGAATCTGGCACAGTTTATGCACTACTCCTTGCGGTATAGAGAGAAGACAACTTCTTGA